One genomic region from Leptospira inadai serovar Lyme str. 10 encodes:
- a CDS encoding S1C family serine protease: MGWSNTLKFRILSVIFAVFFSSMIAEAKSGKSSKVATTKKVHELKTSVSNTSNKTKPEEEFERSIVQIKVSFQEPDYISPWKKKNPRVRRGVGIVVDGDKILLPAQILQYSTLVEIKKFSSYADTKATIFRIDPETNLALLKVDEKGFFQDLKPLEFQTSISYPKQISIYQLDNSGSIQSATGALLSLDLDLYPQGQIELPILDVNSTETLNGNGEVIVENGKVGGILFDFSGDKNAGRAIPSFLIRKFLGVSGNSQIAYKGFRHRPVTDEATKTYYGINGKNEGILVAEILPGSSADGVLKPGDVILEFGGKKIDSKGYFEHPTYGKQVLSFIAHIGDEFGYEVGKKIPVSILREKKKMEVNLPLKPFPYSSIRIPHRDPSNRPDFYLDGGFLFIDLSENYLLEWGKDWRSRIDKKLLYLYDYHKFRSSGDNEGRIVLLSQVVPDESNNGYHEVFARILESVEGVPVLSVKDLMRKVKESKKNFISLLLDDGTEVILNKAELANTNARINAQYKIPLSTMGERK, encoded by the coding sequence ATGGGTTGGAGTAACACATTGAAATTCCGTATTTTATCGGTTATTTTTGCGGTATTCTTTTCTTCCATGATCGCGGAGGCTAAATCCGGGAAATCCTCCAAAGTCGCGACGACCAAAAAAGTTCATGAGTTAAAGACATCCGTTTCAAACACCTCCAACAAAACTAAGCCGGAAGAGGAATTCGAAAGGAGCATAGTTCAGATCAAAGTTTCCTTTCAGGAACCGGATTATATTTCACCTTGGAAGAAAAAAAATCCGCGAGTTCGCCGAGGAGTCGGAATCGTCGTCGATGGGGATAAAATTTTATTACCCGCTCAAATTCTGCAGTACTCGACTTTAGTAGAAATTAAAAAATTCTCTTCCTATGCGGATACTAAAGCCACGATCTTTCGAATCGATCCCGAAACAAACCTGGCCCTACTTAAAGTCGATGAAAAAGGCTTCTTTCAAGATTTGAAGCCTTTGGAATTTCAAACAAGCATCTCCTATCCCAAGCAAATCTCCATTTACCAATTGGATAATTCCGGATCCATCCAGAGCGCAACCGGGGCCTTGCTTAGCCTGGACCTGGACCTCTATCCGCAGGGCCAAATCGAGCTCCCGATTCTAGATGTTAACTCGACGGAAACCTTGAACGGGAACGGAGAAGTCATCGTTGAAAATGGAAAAGTCGGCGGAATCTTATTCGATTTTAGCGGCGATAAAAACGCAGGCAGGGCGATTCCTTCGTTTTTAATCCGTAAATTTCTAGGAGTTTCCGGAAATTCACAAATCGCTTATAAAGGATTTCGGCATCGCCCGGTAACCGACGAAGCGACAAAGACGTATTACGGAATCAACGGAAAGAACGAGGGCATCCTTGTAGCGGAAATTCTTCCCGGCAGTTCGGCAGATGGGGTTTTGAAACCGGGAGATGTGATCCTGGAATTCGGCGGCAAGAAAATCGATTCCAAGGGATATTTTGAACATCCGACCTATGGTAAGCAGGTTCTTTCCTTTATCGCGCATATCGGCGATGAATTCGGGTACGAAGTCGGTAAAAAAATTCCGGTCAGTATCCTAAGGGAAAAAAAGAAAATGGAAGTAAACCTTCCGCTAAAACCGTTCCCCTATTCTTCGATCAGAATTCCCCATCGCGATCCCTCCAATCGACCCGATTTTTATTTGGACGGCGGCTTTCTTTTCATAGATCTTTCGGAAAATTATCTGCTCGAGTGGGGAAAGGACTGGAGATCGCGAATCGACAAAAAGCTTTTATATCTGTACGATTATCATAAGTTCAGATCATCGGGCGACAACGAAGGTAGAATCGTACTATTATCACAGGTGGTCCCCGACGAATCCAATAACGGTTATCACGAAGTTTTTGCGCGAATTCTCGAATCGGTAGAAGGAGTTCCCGTTCTTTCCGTAAAGGATCTTATGCGAAAAGTGAAGGAGTCCAAAAAGAATTTCATTTCTTTATTATTAGATGACGGAACCGAAGTGATTCTTAACAAAGCGGAGCTTGCAAATACGAACGCTAGAATCAACGCGCAATACAAAATTCCGTTATCTACGATGGGGGAGCGAAAATAA
- a CDS encoding AZOBR_p60025 family cell surface glycopolymer formation protein, which produces MQEDSRENKFLLFSEKFYRKIFGLLENQNALILLFIFMYSLSSLLVWKKYDWNPTSQINFGKEYCDLNPRQVPKGAIVFQGEEGNLGAGYDGQIFYFYSRMISGFALDWPNGFETSVRAPRIGYPLLAAPFGWIGPHGTIFGMYFLPIFFMILSFLAIRDLLPDRQKILSVGYLFSPFALGSYILLVSDTILVGLLVLAYWAYKKERFLLFSLLGGLALLTKEQALFLLFPLGVDSLLKKDFRRSLWILSSLVLPGLWNLFLKLKFPEATPTRFAEFFDPLGGIIGYLKEMYGLILGSVSLDSGLFRSIAKKFSRFPLLLLFLSGCTLLFRGDWKKGFPFRFGFAITMFSIFSAGYILYWATYENISRMFTVSIPLLILWQEEDDRLSAWHYWGICGIVLILFFVKIAFIAKPMTNSIW; this is translated from the coding sequence GTGCAGGAAGATTCGCGTGAAAATAAGTTTCTATTATTCTCGGAGAAATTTTATCGAAAAATTTTCGGACTATTAGAAAATCAAAATGCTCTTATTCTCCTTTTTATTTTCATGTACTCGCTTTCTTCCCTGCTAGTTTGGAAAAAATACGATTGGAACCCGACATCTCAAATTAATTTCGGAAAGGAATACTGCGACTTAAATCCCCGACAGGTGCCGAAGGGCGCGATCGTCTTTCAAGGGGAGGAAGGAAACTTAGGAGCCGGATATGACGGCCAAATCTTCTATTTCTATTCTCGAATGATCTCGGGGTTCGCCTTGGATTGGCCCAATGGTTTCGAGACGAGCGTAAGGGCACCTCGGATCGGGTACCCGTTATTGGCTGCTCCATTCGGATGGATCGGGCCGCACGGAACGATTTTCGGGATGTACTTCCTTCCTATATTTTTTATGATCCTTTCCTTTTTGGCGATTCGCGATTTGTTACCGGATCGCCAAAAGATTCTCTCCGTCGGTTATTTGTTTTCCCCTTTTGCCCTCGGTAGTTACATCCTTTTAGTTTCGGACACGATTTTAGTCGGTCTTCTCGTGCTTGCGTACTGGGCTTACAAAAAGGAACGATTCCTATTATTCTCGCTGTTAGGCGGACTGGCGCTTCTTACGAAAGAGCAGGCGCTGTTTCTACTTTTTCCACTGGGCGTCGATTCGCTTCTTAAGAAAGACTTTCGTCGCAGCCTATGGATCCTCTCTAGTCTCGTTCTTCCCGGTCTTTGGAATTTATTTTTAAAATTAAAATTTCCCGAAGCTACACCGACTCGTTTCGCGGAATTTTTCGATCCATTAGGCGGAATCATCGGTTATTTGAAAGAGATGTACGGCCTGATACTCGGATCCGTTTCTCTCGATAGCGGATTGTTTCGCTCTATCGCCAAAAAGTTTTCCAGATTTCCCCTTCTTCTTTTGTTTTTGAGCGGTTGTACCCTTCTTTTCCGGGGAGACTGGAAAAAGGGGTTCCCGTTTCGATTCGGTTTTGCGATTACTATGTTTTCGATATTCTCGGCGGGCTATATTCTATACTGGGCTACGTACGAAAACATTTCTCGTATGTTTACCGTTTCCATCCCGCTGCTGATTCTTTGGCAGGAGGAAGACGATCGACTTTCGGCTTGGCACTATTGGGGAATTTGCGGTATCGTCTTGATCTTATTTTTCGTTAAGATTGCGTTTATCGCCAAGCCCATGACGAATAGTATCTGGTGA
- a CDS encoding Fur family transcriptional regulator — MNEDKKAASRKTKQKEEIFRVIQDAKGPLSVKEIYDLSKITVKNIGIATVYRTVHNLLESEKIHEIKLPGESSRFETSHLDHHHHFHCIRCDRVFDVEVCPFPIENLPKGFRVDSHEIILYGVCSECNLTGK, encoded by the coding sequence ATGAACGAAGATAAGAAAGCCGCGTCTCGGAAGACAAAACAAAAAGAGGAAATTTTTCGTGTGATTCAGGATGCGAAAGGTCCTCTTTCCGTAAAGGAAATCTACGACCTTTCTAAAATCACGGTAAAGAATATCGGAATAGCGACGGTCTACCGGACCGTACATAACCTATTGGAATCCGAAAAAATTCACGAGATAAAGCTTCCCGGAGAATCTTCTCGTTTCGAAACGAGCCATTTGGATCACCACCATCATTTTCACTGTATCAGATGCGATCGAGTGTTCGATGTGGAAGTTTGTCCTTTCCCGATCGAAAACTTACCCAAAGGATTTCGCGTAGACTCCCATGAGATTATTCTTTATGGGGTTTGCTCCGAATGTAACCTAACCGGCAAATGA
- the zigA gene encoding zinc metallochaperone GTPase ZigA, with amino-acid sequence MLVSRRLPVTVLSGFLGSGKTTVLNHILKNREGLKVAVIVNDMSEVNIDANLIKSGGAQLSRTEETLVELSNGCICCTLREDLLNEISKLAKDGKFDYLLIESTGIAEPLPVAETFTFEDESGFSLSQIADLDTMVTVIDAWNFLKDYSSSEDLSDRDLAANEEDTRTIVDLLIEQVEFANVLLINKTDLVSQEELLNLASILKRLNPDALIIPVREGKVDPKLILNTGRFDFLKAAEAPGWLKELRGEHLPETEEFGVSSFVYRARRPFHPHRFWDILQEEWPGVIRSKGFFWLATRPDWVGGWSQAGGACRTENAGLWWAATPRSEWPEKDAEKEILSQWQEPYGDRRQEIVLIGVDMDHEEITSLLDGCLVTAEEFSYGPSGWESFSDPFPDWEIRMEEELENPSR; translated from the coding sequence ATGCTAGTTTCTCGCCGACTTCCAGTTACGGTCCTATCTGGATTCCTGGGTTCCGGAAAAACCACCGTATTAAATCACATTTTAAAAAATCGCGAAGGTCTCAAAGTTGCAGTCATCGTAAACGATATGAGCGAAGTGAATATCGATGCGAACCTGATAAAATCCGGGGGGGCTCAGCTATCCCGTACGGAAGAAACTTTGGTCGAACTTTCCAACGGTTGTATCTGCTGTACGTTGCGAGAAGATTTATTAAACGAAATCTCTAAGCTGGCCAAAGACGGTAAATTCGATTACCTGCTCATCGAATCCACAGGCATTGCCGAACCGCTTCCGGTGGCGGAAACCTTTACGTTCGAAGACGAATCCGGTTTTTCCCTCTCCCAAATCGCGGATTTGGATACGATGGTGACGGTCATCGATGCTTGGAATTTTCTAAAGGATTATTCCTCGTCCGAAGATCTTTCCGACCGAGATTTAGCCGCGAACGAGGAAGATACGAGAACAATCGTTGATCTTTTAATCGAGCAAGTGGAATTCGCAAACGTTCTTCTGATCAATAAGACGGATTTGGTTTCGCAGGAGGAGTTACTCAATCTGGCCTCTATTCTGAAACGCCTGAACCCGGACGCTCTCATAATTCCCGTACGAGAAGGGAAAGTGGACCCAAAGCTTATTTTAAATACTGGCCGATTCGATTTTTTAAAAGCGGCGGAGGCTCCGGGTTGGTTAAAAGAGCTTAGGGGAGAACATCTACCGGAGACGGAAGAGTTCGGAGTTAGTTCCTTTGTATACCGTGCAAGAAGGCCGTTTCATCCTCATAGGTTTTGGGACATCCTGCAGGAGGAATGGCCCGGAGTAATCCGTTCCAAAGGATTTTTTTGGTTGGCCACTCGACCGGATTGGGTAGGCGGATGGTCTCAAGCGGGAGGTGCCTGTAGAACTGAAAACGCGGGACTCTGGTGGGCAGCTACTCCTCGATCGGAATGGCCCGAAAAAGATGCGGAAAAGGAAATCCTATCGCAATGGCAGGAACCGTACGGGGATCGGAGGCAGGAAATCGTGCTAATCGGAGTTGACATGGACCACGAAGAAATCACAAGCTTACTAGACGGTTGTCTCGTCACCGCGGAAGAATTTTCTTACGGTCCGAGCGGTTGGGAATCCTTTTCGGATCCGTTTCCTGATTGGGAAATTCGGATGGAGGAAGAACTCGAAAATCCGTCCCGATAA
- a CDS encoding leucine-rich repeat domain-containing protein → MRGVAILLGIISIGCLFSTKSGLPIRTPAGKTLGYYPVETRWIGFDQAPSLRDLSSFQKVEILEFPLSNLSSLEELPQLPRLRYINLSGTSVRDFKPLEKQPKLDSIILNGNPIADIDIATYSGWNRLTRIELSNTKVSRLEFLGFGCAVRHLELRNTSVSDLRPLANCLQLRELYLQGTKVSNLAPLYGLNELMHLQLDRTSVADEEISGLRKKLPYLKIFPGMRKILSSETGLDR, encoded by the coding sequence ATGAGAGGAGTTGCGATTCTTCTAGGAATCATTTCAATCGGATGCTTATTTTCTACAAAATCGGGATTGCCGATCCGGACTCCGGCCGGAAAAACATTGGGTTATTATCCGGTGGAAACTCGATGGATCGGATTTGACCAAGCCCCGTCGCTCCGAGATCTCTCTTCGTTTCAGAAAGTGGAAATCTTGGAATTTCCGCTTTCGAATCTTTCCTCTCTGGAGGAGTTACCGCAACTCCCCCGCCTTCGGTATATCAATCTTAGCGGTACAAGCGTCCGCGATTTCAAACCGTTAGAAAAGCAACCCAAGCTGGATTCAATTATCCTTAACGGAAACCCGATAGCGGATATCGATATAGCGACGTATTCTGGTTGGAATCGACTCACTCGAATCGAACTTTCTAACACCAAGGTTTCTAGGCTTGAATTTCTGGGCTTCGGATGCGCTGTAAGACATTTAGAGCTTCGAAATACTTCCGTTTCCGATCTTCGACCTTTGGCAAACTGTTTGCAACTAAGGGAATTGTATCTTCAGGGAACCAAAGTTTCGAATCTTGCTCCGTTATACGGATTAAACGAACTCATGCATTTACAATTGGACCGGACTTCCGTCGCCGACGAAGAAATCAGCGGTCTCCGAAAGAAATTACCATATCTAAAAATCTTTCCCGGAATGCGCAAAATTCTAAGTTCCGAAACCGGATTAGATAGATAA
- a CDS encoding YbaB/EbfC family nucleoid-associated protein — MFGGKNLENLKQMNQMRVRMKRLEKELQALSFEGKSKNDLVTCISDGKLVVQEVRIEDELLAKNDKKLLQKSIKQAVNQSIESAQKAAEERMGEFRGLLSGTP, encoded by the coding sequence ATGTTCGGCGGAAAGAACTTAGAGAATCTAAAACAGATGAACCAGATGCGCGTTCGAATGAAGCGTCTGGAAAAAGAACTGCAAGCATTATCTTTCGAAGGAAAATCCAAGAACGATTTGGTTACATGCATATCGGACGGAAAACTCGTAGTGCAGGAAGTCCGAATCGAAGACGAGTTGTTGGCAAAGAACGACAAAAAACTATTACAGAAAAGTATAAAGCAGGCCGTAAACCAGTCCATCGAATCGGCTCAAAAAGCGGCAGAAGAAAGAATGGGAGAATTTCGGGGATTACTTTCCGGAACGCCTTAA
- a CDS encoding S16 family serine protease, which produces MLRKVLPAQAQTKFKAPKPKQLKGLPDFLVFHKEEVRTFHQALENPELFRHILITGPEIESNLLQFAHYLSDIGKNRPVIAEPTPTLLSLAGFPNSDKYRAGRIAEADGGLLLLPLRPLVEDPDLYYFLKGVLLTGKIDFLSLPEGPDSRHINRFYPSIQSRFRLILIGEETEVDAISQLDPDFYGSFDFKIHMPYEINLTAAWLPVFSGLVKSWEKPGYPPMDQSALDALLELALRWNDSQRRLSLHLSELRSFVTEVLALSKKGQRAVSRIQIERAPEEIQKRTAIHKRKYIENIKEGLIAVPLKGKKTGRINGLSVILLQSSLLDFGQVNQVSARVSLGTGNLINIEREVNLSGDLHDKGVFILQSYIKGMFSHIQSFGLDASILFEQNSSPIDGDSASCAELLALLSALSGLEIPCNIAVTGALSQYGDILPVGSVNTKIQAWYDVTKLSGSPSERYTVYIPKDNVRDLNLPREILHSMQKGKFQIVSCSHVEDLIPEIFGAPAGKMSKPGNYPEGSLFRIIEERIDRKRDAEEHS; this is translated from the coding sequence GTGTTACGCAAAGTTCTTCCCGCTCAGGCTCAGACTAAATTTAAAGCGCCTAAACCGAAACAGCTAAAAGGATTACCCGACTTCCTAGTCTTCCATAAAGAAGAGGTGAGAACCTTTCACCAAGCGCTTGAAAATCCGGAGCTTTTTCGGCATATTTTAATCACCGGTCCGGAGATAGAATCGAACCTTTTGCAATTCGCTCATTACCTTTCCGATATCGGAAAGAATCGGCCGGTAATCGCGGAGCCAACGCCGACTCTATTATCCTTGGCCGGCTTCCCCAATTCGGACAAATATCGTGCGGGACGAATCGCCGAGGCCGATGGGGGGCTTTTACTTTTGCCGCTACGTCCGTTAGTGGAAGATCCCGATTTATATTATTTTTTAAAAGGAGTTCTTTTAACCGGAAAGATAGATTTTCTTTCCCTACCGGAAGGGCCTGATTCCCGGCATATCAATCGATTTTACCCGAGCATTCAATCTAGATTTCGGCTCATTTTAATCGGAGAAGAGACGGAAGTAGATGCCATTTCCCAATTAGATCCGGATTTTTACGGCAGTTTCGATTTCAAAATTCATATGCCGTACGAAATCAATCTGACTGCCGCTTGGCTACCGGTATTCTCCGGGTTGGTCAAATCTTGGGAAAAACCCGGCTATCCTCCGATGGATCAAAGCGCCTTGGACGCCCTCTTAGAGCTGGCGCTGCGCTGGAACGATAGCCAAAGAAGATTGTCCTTACATTTATCCGAATTACGTTCCTTTGTAACGGAGGTTCTCGCTCTCAGTAAAAAAGGTCAGAGAGCGGTGAGCCGAATTCAGATAGAACGCGCGCCGGAGGAAATCCAAAAACGAACCGCCATTCATAAACGTAAATATATCGAGAATATTAAAGAGGGATTGATTGCCGTCCCGTTGAAAGGGAAAAAAACCGGGCGTATCAACGGATTATCCGTGATCTTATTACAGTCGTCTTTGTTGGATTTTGGGCAAGTAAACCAAGTTTCTGCAAGGGTTTCCTTAGGTACCGGAAACCTAATCAATATCGAAAGAGAAGTAAATCTTTCCGGTGATCTCCATGATAAAGGGGTATTCATTTTACAATCCTATATAAAAGGAATGTTTTCGCATATTCAGTCATTCGGTTTAGACGCTTCTATTTTGTTCGAACAAAATAGCTCTCCCATCGACGGAGATTCCGCAAGTTGTGCGGAACTCTTGGCGCTTCTATCGGCTCTTTCCGGTCTTGAGATCCCTTGTAATATAGCGGTAACCGGGGCTCTCTCCCAGTACGGGGATATCCTACCGGTAGGTTCCGTGAATACGAAAATACAGGCTTGGTATGACGTCACAAAGTTGAGCGGATCTCCCAGCGAAAGGTACACTGTCTATATCCCGAAAGATAATGTGCGGGATCTGAATTTACCTAGAGAAATACTGCATTCGATGCAAAAAGGGAAATTTCAAATCGTTTCTTGTTCTCATGTCGAAGATTTGATTCCGGAAATTTTCGGCGCTCCGGCGGGAAAGATGTCGAAGCCGGGTAATTATCCCGAAGGGAGTTTGTTTAGAATCATAGAAGAGCGAATCGATCGCAAGAGGGATGCCGAAGAACATTCATGA
- the queA gene encoding tRNA preQ1(34) S-adenosylmethionine ribosyltransferase-isomerase QueA, whose translation MEIQDLSEFSFDLPENQIAKHPSSRRDESRLLVLDRKEDTLLEEVSFASVRNHLKKGDVLIANTARVSKRRVYLKTISGRRHEALFLSGGNDNIWKALIRNSKKLKEGTPLVAEESASLEFIVLNKEEEFTFLKCTSDFREEDFESIGKIPIPPYFKRESSEEDSIRYQTVYAKNLGSVAAPTAGLHFTTELLSEIRNAGIDFVELELRVGYGTFQPLSQEHFREKKLHEESYFISTEVSEILNSAKEAGRRIVSVGTTTLRALESSYDPQTRRFRAGEDTTRLFLQPGDRISSCDGLITNFHLPESSLLLLVCAFAGKERVLSAYRYAVKNGFRFFSYGDAMLLL comes from the coding sequence ATGGAAATCCAGGATCTTTCCGAGTTCTCCTTCGATCTTCCGGAAAACCAAATTGCAAAGCATCCTTCCTCTCGCCGTGACGAGAGTCGGCTCCTAGTTCTTGATCGGAAAGAAGATACCTTACTCGAGGAAGTTTCATTCGCTTCCGTCAGAAACCATCTCAAGAAGGGGGATGTCCTTATTGCAAACACCGCTCGAGTCAGTAAACGTAGAGTTTATCTAAAAACGATTTCCGGACGCAGGCACGAGGCATTGTTTCTTTCCGGAGGAAACGATAATATTTGGAAGGCGTTGATTCGAAACTCCAAAAAGTTAAAGGAAGGAACTCCGTTAGTAGCGGAGGAATCGGCCTCGTTGGAATTCATCGTACTAAATAAGGAGGAAGAATTCACTTTTTTGAAATGTACGTCCGATTTTCGCGAGGAAGATTTTGAAAGTATCGGAAAGATCCCGATTCCTCCGTATTTCAAACGGGAAAGTTCCGAAGAAGATTCGATTCGTTATCAAACGGTCTACGCTAAGAATTTAGGTTCCGTCGCAGCACCCACCGCAGGATTGCACTTCACGACGGAATTGCTAAGCGAAATCAGAAATGCAGGAATCGATTTTGTGGAACTGGAATTGAGAGTCGGTTACGGGACGTTTCAACCCCTTTCGCAGGAACATTTTCGGGAGAAGAAGCTGCATGAAGAGTCGTACTTTATTTCCACGGAGGTCTCCGAAATTCTGAATTCCGCCAAGGAAGCCGGAAGAAGAATCGTCTCCGTAGGAACTACGACTCTTCGAGCTCTGGAATCCTCTTACGATCCGCAAACGAGGCGATTTCGAGCCGGAGAAGATACGACTCGATTATTCCTACAGCCCGGGGATCGGATATCGAGCTGCGACGGGTTAATCACGAATTTTCATTTGCCGGAAAGTAGTTTGCTTCTTCTCGTTTGCGCGTTTGCAGGTAAAGAGCGTGTATTATCCGCTTATCGTTACGCGGTAAAAAACGGATTTCGGTTCTTTTCCTATGGTGATGCGATGTTACTTCTCTAG
- a CDS encoding glycosyltransferase family 87 protein, with translation MRIDLRKRGPLLLFITLLAYLLLNGLSHVSQDTDFKDYFEASKNFRIQKDLYDLDVLEELTKELKSGKLNLNDILKPEIFLRLQAKMDNVGAYIYPPTFAFLLIPLSFSEYEVSSAVFFCLNFGALVASLLLIGKFLKRDGQFLFLTAVVLLCFRFIENHQNNNQVGFILIFLILSSVTVKKDWLAGLLLALAIVIKITPAVFLFYFLVKRRYSVLFYALGFGALWAFLPAFFEPSFTWNMNQTWYELVLEKYLKSPAIRAWKNNQSLSSTLAKYFLQYADIMNQGRFGMPLVELTLNQIKWIGNILSIGIAAPYLYRAYKGASDGFLLSGLFFFSVLFSGISWIHAFVFLLFPTAFALSGFWPRTERFPNREEWKSLFGKNKSVGTYLILSFAVLLLNRAIIGSAAEELLMMFSFLFYISVIQYFCIFFIESKNNSDPKSI, from the coding sequence ATGCGGATCGATCTCCGAAAAAGGGGGCCCCTGCTCCTTTTTATAACCCTGCTCGCGTATCTCCTATTAAACGGGCTGAGTCACGTATCCCAAGACACTGACTTTAAAGATTATTTCGAAGCTTCTAAAAATTTTAGAATCCAGAAAGATCTGTATGATCTTGACGTCTTAGAAGAACTGACGAAGGAATTAAAATCCGGAAAGCTAAACTTAAACGATATTCTGAAACCCGAAATTTTTCTACGTCTACAGGCTAAAATGGATAATGTAGGCGCCTATATTTATCCTCCTACGTTCGCATTTTTATTAATTCCTCTTTCTTTTTCAGAATATGAAGTTTCATCCGCGGTGTTCTTTTGTCTTAACTTCGGAGCTCTCGTTGCGAGTCTTTTGCTGATCGGAAAATTCTTAAAAAGAGACGGGCAATTCCTGTTTCTCACCGCAGTCGTTCTACTGTGTTTTCGATTTATCGAAAATCACCAAAACAACAACCAAGTCGGCTTCATTCTGATTTTCTTAATTCTTTCCTCCGTTACGGTTAAAAAAGATTGGTTGGCCGGACTACTGCTTGCGCTTGCAATCGTGATTAAAATAACTCCTGCGGTTTTTCTCTTCTATTTTTTGGTTAAAAGAAGATATTCCGTTCTATTCTATGCGCTAGGCTTCGGGGCATTATGGGCATTTCTTCCGGCTTTCTTCGAGCCTTCCTTTACCTGGAATATGAATCAAACCTGGTACGAACTCGTTTTAGAGAAATACCTAAAATCTCCGGCAATTCGGGCTTGGAAAAATAACCAAAGCTTAAGTTCCACTTTGGCGAAATATTTCCTGCAATATGCGGATATCATGAACCAAGGCCGATTCGGAATGCCGTTGGTCGAACTTACCTTAAATCAAATCAAATGGATCGGAAATATTCTTTCCATAGGAATAGCCGCGCCGTATTTATATCGGGCTTACAAGGGCGCCTCCGACGGTTTTCTGTTATCCGGACTCTTTTTCTTTTCCGTATTATTTAGCGGAATTTCCTGGATTCACGCATTCGTATTCCTGCTTTTTCCGACGGCGTTTGCTCTTTCCGGCTTTTGGCCTAGGACGGAAAGATTTCCGAATCGCGAGGAATGGAAATCCTTATTCGGCAAAAATAAGTCGGTAGGCACGTATCTAATTCTTTCTTTTGCGGTTTTACTTCTCAATCGAGCTATTATCGGCTCTGCCGCGGAGGAATTGCTGATGATGTTTTCCTTTTTATTTTACATTTCCGTAATTCAGTATTTCTGCATCTTTTTTATCGAGTCCAAAAACAATTCGGATCCGAAGTCGATTTAG
- a CDS encoding glycosyltransferase family 4 protein, with protein MIVKDSLKYKPRIAVDVRPLAYGINGNSRYLAEILQRVLNENSPLEYYLYSNKPVHPVFHEITKKAPVFIPSRLPGLFWLNLSMPSAFREHRIDIFWGTLQLLPIFGRNIPMAVNYHDLNFHSAPETMTTANYWQHRFFSPLTLKRADKIFCLSKNTQREIAEFLPSVAGKLQVVYPGAQGFENVVPPNKILPKNFLFSVGTLEPRKNLNTLLEAYRTLKRKNLDYPFSLVLAGRLGWKSEGLTEILRNGSLESEGIFFIENPSDGELGWLYKNCSYFMFPSLHEGFGLPLLEAIQEEKPCIASDIPVFHEVLDSQIDLFVPPKDTEAWIKAMLEAGDRGVRLRDGKSRKWSWDSTAQEVEEGLVTLWKNRKRKPGKIEE; from the coding sequence ATGATTGTTAAAGATTCTTTAAAATATAAACCTAGGATTGCGGTGGATGTTAGGCCTTTAGCTTACGGAATCAACGGAAATTCCCGTTACCTCGCGGAAATTCTCCAGCGAGTTTTGAATGAAAATTCCCCCTTAGAATACTATCTCTATTCCAATAAACCCGTTCATCCGGTATTTCATGAAATAACCAAGAAGGCCCCCGTTTTCATTCCTAGTCGACTACCGGGACTTTTTTGGTTGAATCTCAGTATGCCGTCCGCGTTTCGCGAACATAGGATCGATATTTTTTGGGGAACTCTCCAACTATTACCGATATTCGGTCGAAACATCCCGATGGCGGTTAATTATCACGATCTAAATTTTCATTCGGCGCCGGAGACGATGACCACCGCTAATTATTGGCAGCATCGATTTTTTTCTCCGCTGACTCTGAAACGGGCTGATAAAATATTTTGTCTCTCCAAGAATACTCAAAGAGAGATCGCGGAATTTTTACCGAGTGTTGCGGGTAAATTGCAAGTGGTATATCCCGGTGCCCAAGGATTTGAAAACGTCGTTCCCCCGAATAAAATCCTACCGAAAAATTTCCTTTTTTCCGTCGGAACGCTGGAGCCTAGGAAAAATTTAAATACCTTGCTGGAAGCATATCGAACTCTGAAAAGGAAAAATCTCGATTATCCGTTCTCCCTGGTTCTCGCCGGACGCCTGGGCTGGAAATCGGAAGGTCTGACCGAAATTCTTAGAAACGGCTCGCTCGAATCCGAAGGGATTTTTTTTATCGAGAATCCCAGCGACGGGGAATTGGGTTGGTTATACAAAAATTGTTCCTATTTTATGTTTCCATCCCTGCACGAGGGTTTCGGCCTCCCTCTTTTAGAAGCAATCCAAGAAGAAAAACCTTGCATCGCCTCGGATATTCCGGTTTTTCACGAGGTCTTAGATTCGCAGATCGACCTTTTCGTACCTCCGAAAGATACGGAAGCATGGATCAAAGCGATGTTGGAAGCCGGAGATAGAGGGGTTCGATTGCGGGACGGTAAGTCGAGGAAATGGTCCTGGGATTCCACCGCGCAAGAAGTGGAGGAAGGTCTTGTGACACTCTGGAAAAATAGAAAAAGAAAACCGGGGAAGATAGAGGAATAA